The following proteins are co-located in the Silene latifolia isolate original U9 population chromosome 1, ASM4854445v1, whole genome shotgun sequence genome:
- the LOC141642831 gene encoding phosphatidylinositol/phosphatidylcholine transfer protein SFH11-like, whose amino-acid sequence MRSSSLKYLHTLSKQVWRGKCTTEEDPKDDQAVQLLRDSLLLDGQLPTKLCDYHTLLRFVRMRDYDILKAKDSFLKYLKWRAEFGVDAIYKEFKFDEYQQVQKHYPHGFHGVDRFGRPVYIERIGMLDINALLRVTTVERLVKHHVYEQEKTARLRFPACTIFARKQIVSTTAILDVKGLGVSSFTNSARDLFTEFQKIASNYYPETLNSLLIINAGSSFKILWKALKTFLDSHTSAKIQVLGSNFRSKLVEVIDPSNLPAFLGGECTCSNQGGCLLSDKGPWKDPEILQQLESAKMKDDGDFATIEEAWLSAQSTPDHRILEWSKEGANNTALSKMISQLELMAEEAKNKIRGVEAAVEETKQVLESIVQQISDLKMNLKTSANIKNS is encoded by the exons GTCTTCATCATTGAAGTACCTTCATACATTAAGCAAACAAGTTTGGAGAGGCAAATGTACAACGGAGGAGGATCCGAAAGACGATCAAGCCGTTCAATTATTGCGCGACTCGCTCCTCCTTGATGGGCAGCTACCGACAAAGCTCTGTGATTACCATACTCTTTTGCG TTTTGTACGAATGAGAGATTATGACATTTTGAAAGCGAAAGATTCATTTTTGAAGTATCTAAAATGGAGGGCAGAGTTTGGGGTTGATGCCATTTACAAG GAGTTCAAGTTCGATGAGTACCAACAAGTTCAAAAACATTACCCACACGGCTTTCATGGCGTTGATCGATTTGGTAGACCGGTGTACATAGAGAGGATAGGAATGCTAGATATCAATGCTCTTTTACGAGTCACTACTGTCGAAAGATTGGTAAAACACCATGTCTATGAACAAGAGAAAACTGCTCGGTTGAGGTTCCCTGCCTGCACCATTTTCGCTCGAAAGCAAATTGTTTCTACCACTGCCATTTTAGATGTTAAGGGCCTG GGAGTCTCGAGCTTTACGAATTCTGCAAGAGATCTTTTCACAGAGTTTCAAAAGATTGCTAGCAATTACTACCCTGAG ACATTAAACAGCCTCTTGATTATTAATGCTGGATCGAGCTTTAAGATCCTCTGGAAAGCGCTCAAGACGTTTCTCGACTCACACACTTCTGCTAAGATACAA GTATTGGGGAGTAACTTCAGAAGTAAACTTGTCGAAGTCATTGATCCAAG TAACTTGCCAGCTTTCCTAGGTGGGGAATGCACGTGTTCCAACCAAGGCGGATGTTTGTTAAGCGATAAAGGACCTTGGAAGGAtccagaaattttacagcaactcgAG TCTGCTAAGATGAAGGATGATGGGGATTTTGCTACTATTGAAGAAGCCTGG TTGAGCGCTCAAAGCACACCAGATCATAGAATTCTGGAATGGAGTAAGGAAGGAGCAAATAATACGGCATTGTCGAAAATGATCAGCCAGCTTGAACTCATGGCAGAAGAAGCTAAGAAT AAAATTCGAGGCGTGGAAGCTGCAGTTGAAGAGACTAAGCAG GTGTTGGAAAGTATTGTACAGCAAATTAGTGATCTGAAGATGAACCTGAAAACCTCGGCCAATATCAAGAATAGCTAA